A section of the Arabiibacter massiliensis genome encodes:
- a CDS encoding YdcF family protein: MYALIIIGCLAAAVVSFRRDPRTLVPAALALMALLTALFAADAALMGVQGSPLADVNRAVWLLLYTAGPLFSAVILFVYAATVLPAERFTASHKVALAGGVAAVGLAAYHVAYFNLGLPATKLDLGFDMLAALFSYIPFMYASYALATALYLRSGANRRPFDVIMVLGHRLDGDRMHPILVARLDEALARWETDGRRATFLLSGGQCFAGTRPEAEAMRDYLRERGVPDEKLLVEAKSRTTRENMERSQALIEGVRGQARCLVVTSGFHLLRGLANAAAAGIDAQGVSARAPRGPLLAGLTTREMMAFVFRHKTSVLLFAEAVLFLEAWRYVTIPPGLFN; this comes from the coding sequence TTGTACGCGCTCATCATCATAGGCTGCCTTGCGGCCGCCGTCGTCTCGTTTCGCCGCGACCCGCGCACGCTCGTGCCAGCGGCCCTGGCGCTCATGGCGCTGCTCACGGCGCTGTTCGCCGCCGACGCCGCGCTCATGGGCGTGCAAGGCTCGCCGCTCGCCGACGTGAACCGCGCGGTGTGGCTGCTCCTGTACACGGCAGGGCCCCTGTTCTCGGCCGTCATCCTGTTCGTCTACGCGGCCACCGTGCTGCCCGCCGAGCGCTTCACCGCCTCGCACAAAGTCGCGCTCGCCGGCGGCGTGGCGGCGGTGGGGCTGGCGGCCTACCACGTGGCGTACTTCAATTTGGGGCTGCCCGCCACGAAGCTCGACCTGGGCTTCGACATGCTGGCGGCCCTGTTCAGCTACATCCCGTTCATGTACGCGTCCTACGCGCTGGCCACGGCGCTCTACCTGCGCTCGGGCGCGAACCGGCGGCCCTTCGACGTCATCATGGTGCTCGGGCACCGCTTGGACGGCGACCGCATGCACCCCATCCTCGTGGCGCGGCTCGACGAGGCGCTCGCGCGCTGGGAGACCGACGGGCGCCGGGCGACGTTTCTGCTGTCGGGCGGCCAGTGCTTCGCCGGCACGCGCCCCGAGGCCGAGGCCATGCGCGACTACCTGCGCGAGCGCGGCGTGCCCGACGAGAAGCTGCTGGTGGAGGCGAAGTCGCGCACCACGCGCGAGAACATGGAGCGCTCGCAGGCGCTGATCGAGGGCGTGCGAGGGCAGGCGCGCTGCCTGGTGGTGACGAGCGGGTTCCATCTGCTGCGCGGCCTGGCGAACGCGGCGGCGGCCGGCATCGACGCGCAGGGCGTCTCCGCGCGGGCCCCGCGCGGGCCGCTGCTCGCGGGCCTCACCACCCGCGAGATGATGGCGTTCGTGTTCCGCCACAAGACAAGCGTGCTGCTATTCGCCGAAGCCGTGCTGTTCCTGGAGGCGTGGCGTTACGTGACCATCCCGCCGGGCCTGTTCAACTGA
- the pxpB gene encoding 5-oxoprolinase subunit PxpB: MAGFSITIAGDSALNLEFAHAISPETSAKIRMAAENLTDDPIEGVTELVPTFCSLMVYYNPLLVTFDELSAKLRGKLRDVGEADLSVRKIVPIPVCYGGEFGPDLADVAAHAGLSEEEVVAVHTSRDYLIDMLGFLPGFAYLGGLDERLHTPRLATPRTRIEPGSVGIGGAQTGIYPLASPGGWQIIGRTPLKPYDPDRAEPILYAAGEYLRFVPISPDEYTAIEAQLAAGTYSYGIFVEGE; encoded by the coding sequence ATGGCAGGATTCAGCATAACCATCGCCGGCGATTCGGCGCTCAACCTGGAGTTCGCGCATGCGATCTCCCCGGAGACGAGCGCCAAGATCCGCATGGCCGCCGAGAACCTCACGGACGACCCCATCGAGGGCGTCACGGAGCTCGTGCCCACGTTCTGCTCTCTCATGGTGTACTACAACCCCCTGCTCGTCACGTTCGACGAGCTGTCGGCCAAGCTGCGCGGCAAGCTGCGCGACGTGGGCGAGGCCGATCTGTCGGTGCGCAAGATCGTGCCCATCCCCGTGTGCTACGGCGGCGAGTTCGGCCCCGACCTGGCCGACGTAGCCGCGCACGCGGGGCTTTCGGAGGAAGAGGTGGTGGCCGTCCACACGAGCCGCGACTACCTCATCGACATGCTGGGCTTCCTGCCGGGCTTCGCCTACCTGGGCGGGCTCGACGAGCGGCTGCACACGCCGCGCCTGGCCACGCCGCGCACGCGCATCGAACCGGGCAGCGTCGGCATCGGCGGCGCGCAGACGGGCATCTACCCGCTCGCCTCGCCCGGCGGCTGGCAGATCATCGGGCGCACGCCGCTCAAGCCCTACGACCCCGACCGGGCCGAGCCCATCCTCTACGCGGCCGGCGAGTACCTGCGCTTCGTGCCCATCAGCCCCGACGAGTACACGGCCATCGAGGCCCAGCTGGCGGCGGGCACGTATTCGTACGGCATCTTCGTGGAGGGCGAGTGA
- a CDS encoding biotin-dependent carboxyltransferase family protein, translating into MGLVVKKPGVITTIQDTGRFGYQGSGFSTNGVMDHRAFAIANLLVENDPNAPVLEFALAGPALRFTTSTYIAITGGDFSPTIDGEPVPQYTAVMVRRGSILRFKASKTGCYGYLAIAGNSVRVPEVMGSRSTNLKCEFGGWKGRALIVGDYVPFTTKNVDFLPNLGSHRIDGDAGFYGFDCDEVVLRVVPGPQEDMFTPEGIETFYGQAYTTTSKCDRMGYRLDGPEIGTKHGSDIISDGIAFGAVQVPSHGRPIIMLTDRQTTGGYAKIGTIASVDIPKLVQRPPGRKVRFEPVSVQEAQRLMREEAKLFEMLALKVRRPSPDGISPRRTARRLTPILEEQARRTQADTLWIDRADRAERVGNRNDLSTTYGSRAGSSAGAADSTKA; encoded by the coding sequence ATGGGACTGGTCGTCAAGAAACCCGGCGTGATCACCACCATCCAGGACACCGGCCGCTTCGGCTACCAGGGCAGCGGCTTCTCCACCAACGGCGTGATGGACCACCGCGCCTTCGCCATCGCCAACCTGCTGGTGGAGAACGACCCGAACGCGCCCGTGCTCGAGTTCGCGCTGGCCGGGCCCGCGCTGCGCTTCACCACGAGCACCTACATCGCCATCACCGGAGGCGACTTCTCCCCCACCATCGACGGCGAGCCCGTGCCCCAGTACACCGCCGTCATGGTGCGGCGCGGCTCCATCCTGCGGTTCAAGGCGTCCAAGACGGGCTGCTACGGATACCTGGCCATCGCCGGCAACAGCGTGCGCGTGCCCGAGGTGATGGGCAGCCGCTCCACCAACCTCAAGTGCGAGTTCGGCGGGTGGAAGGGACGCGCGCTCATCGTGGGCGACTACGTGCCGTTCACCACGAAGAACGTGGACTTCCTGCCCAACCTGGGCTCGCACCGCATCGACGGCGACGCCGGCTTCTACGGCTTCGATTGCGACGAGGTGGTGCTGCGCGTGGTACCCGGCCCGCAGGAGGACATGTTCACCCCCGAGGGCATCGAGACGTTCTACGGCCAAGCTTACACGACCACCTCGAAGTGCGACCGCATGGGATACCGCCTGGACGGCCCGGAAATCGGGACGAAACACGGCTCGGATATCATATCTGACGGCATCGCGTTCGGAGCCGTGCAGGTTCCCTCGCACGGCCGGCCCATCATTATGCTGACCGACCGCCAGACCACCGGCGGCTACGCGAAGATCGGCACCATCGCCTCCGTCGACATACCGAAGCTCGTGCAGCGGCCGCCGGGGCGCAAGGTGCGCTTCGAGCCCGTGAGCGTGCAGGAGGCGCAGCGGCTCATGCGCGAGGAGGCGAAGCTGTTCGAGATGCTCGCGCTCAAGGTGCGACGGCCCAGCCCCGACGGCATCTCGCCGCGCCGCACCGCGCGCCGGCTCACCCCCATACTGGAGGAGCAGGCGCGGCGCACGCAGGCCGACACGCTGTGGATCGACCGGGCGGACCGGGCCGAGCGGGTGGGCAACCGCAACGATTTGAGCACCACGTACGGCAGCCGCGCCGGATCGAGCGCCGGGGCAGCCGATTCGACGAAGGCATGA
- the accB gene encoding acetyl-CoA carboxylase biotin carboxyl carrier protein, whose product MDTKAIEELIAIMDKAELTALRVDDGETKIELERNHGPLSSTALPLMADRVSALLAGKTESHEAAAVDNGDDENSILVRSPMVGMFYIAPSPDEDAFVKVGQEVLSGQTLAIVEAMKMMNEITTPAPGIVVEVLADNGAQVEYDQPLFRIAIAGAAGEHA is encoded by the coding sequence ATGGACACGAAAGCCATCGAAGAGCTGATCGCCATCATGGACAAAGCCGAGCTCACCGCCTTGCGCGTCGACGACGGCGAGACGAAGATCGAGCTGGAGCGCAACCACGGCCCGCTCTCGTCCACGGCGCTGCCGCTCATGGCCGACCGCGTGAGCGCGCTTCTGGCCGGCAAGACCGAAAGCCACGAAGCCGCGGCGGTGGACAACGGCGACGACGAGAACTCCATCCTCGTGCGCAGCCCCATGGTGGGCATGTTCTACATCGCCCCGAGCCCCGACGAGGACGCGTTCGTGAAGGTGGGCCAGGAGGTACTCTCGGGCCAGACGCTTGCCATCGTGGAGGCCATGAAGATGATGAACGAGATCACCACGCCCGCGCCCGGCATCGTGGTGGAGGTGCTGGCCGACAACGGCGCGCAGGTGGAATACGACCAGCCGCTGTTCCGTATCGCCATCGCCGGCGCCGCCGGCGAGCACGCGTAA
- the accC gene encoding acetyl-CoA carboxylase biotin carboxylase subunit, whose protein sequence is MFEKILIANRGEIAVRIIRACRAMGIKTVAVYSTADKHSLHVYLADESVCIGPPAARDSYLNIAAILSAAKGTGAQAIHPGYGFLSENSTFAKHCRENDIVFIGPSPEVIDRMGNKSQARKTMMDAGVPVVPGTKEPVHAPEEALVKARAIGWPIMIKASSGGGGKGMRVSYDERDFTEQFSIAQRESVGAFGDNTMYLERCVMNPRHVEVQVIADTYGNVVALGERDCSVQRNHQKMIEESPSPVLSDEVRAEMLDAAVRAAQAVGYTSAGTIEFLLDDQLNYYFMEMNTRIQVEHPVTEMVTGTDLVEEMIRVAAGDPLTFTQDEIGYRGHAIECRINAEQPERGFLPSPGTISQMHLPGGNGVRVDTAAYDGYEVSPYYDSMIAKIIVHGRDRTEAIAKMRTALEEMVVVGVKTNLDFQYAIMENETFAAGLADTSFIERFMKGEV, encoded by the coding sequence ATGTTCGAGAAGATCCTCATCGCCAACCGAGGCGAGATCGCGGTGCGCATCATCCGCGCCTGCCGCGCCATGGGCATCAAGACGGTGGCCGTGTACTCCACAGCCGACAAGCACTCGCTGCACGTGTACCTGGCCGACGAGAGCGTGTGCATCGGCCCGCCGGCCGCGCGCGACTCGTACCTGAACATCGCGGCCATCCTGTCCGCCGCGAAGGGCACGGGCGCGCAGGCCATCCATCCCGGCTACGGCTTTTTGTCCGAGAACTCCACGTTCGCGAAGCACTGCCGCGAGAACGACATCGTGTTCATCGGGCCGTCGCCCGAGGTCATCGACCGCATGGGCAACAAGAGCCAGGCCCGCAAGACCATGATGGACGCCGGCGTGCCCGTGGTGCCCGGCACGAAGGAGCCCGTGCACGCGCCCGAGGAGGCGCTGGTGAAGGCCCGCGCCATCGGGTGGCCCATCATGATCAAGGCGTCGTCGGGCGGCGGCGGCAAGGGCATGCGTGTGAGCTACGACGAGCGCGACTTCACCGAGCAGTTCTCCATCGCGCAGCGCGAGAGCGTGGGCGCGTTCGGCGACAACACCATGTACCTGGAGCGTTGCGTCATGAACCCGCGGCACGTGGAGGTGCAGGTCATCGCCGACACGTACGGCAACGTGGTGGCCTTGGGCGAGCGCGACTGCTCCGTGCAGCGCAACCACCAGAAGATGATCGAGGAGAGCCCCTCGCCCGTGCTGTCCGACGAGGTGCGCGCCGAGATGCTCGACGCCGCCGTGCGCGCGGCCCAGGCCGTGGGGTACACGTCGGCCGGCACCATCGAGTTTCTGCTGGACGACCAGCTGAACTACTACTTCATGGAGATGAACACGCGCATCCAGGTGGAGCATCCCGTGACCGAGATGGTGACGGGGACGGACCTGGTGGAGGAGATGATCCGCGTGGCGGCGGGCGATCCGCTCACGTTCACGCAGGACGAGATCGGCTACCGCGGACACGCCATCGAGTGCCGCATCAACGCCGAGCAGCCCGAGCGCGGGTTCCTGCCCTCGCCGGGCACCATCTCGCAGATGCACCTGCCGGGCGGCAACGGCGTGCGCGTGGACACGGCGGCCTACGACGGCTACGAGGTGTCGCCGTACTACGATTCGATGATCGCGAAGATCATCGTGCACGGGCGCGACCGCACCGAGGCCATCGCGAAGATGCGCACGGCGCTCGAGGAGATGGTGGTGGTGGGCGTGAAGACGAACTTGGACTTCCAGTATGCCATCATGGAGAACGAGACGTTCGCCGCCGGCCTCGCCGACACGAGCTTCATCGAGCGGTTCATGAAGGGCGAAGTCTAA
- a CDS encoding putative hydro-lyase — protein sequence MLNAPVPAKPEGVADEVWAQMLSASPVEARRLIRSGAFTAPTSGLCPGYAQANLIVLPREQAYDFLLFAQRNPKPCPLLEVTEVGAREATICATDCDIATDFPRYRIYEHGELVAEVENVEDYWRDDLVSFVIGCSFSFESELIEAGIEIRHNTMGCNVPMYLTGVPCTPAGSMSGNMVMSMRPIPYDQVVKAVQISGAIPKVHGAPIHIGDPAAIGVRDIMHPEFGDPVEIHDGEVPVFWACGVTPQSIVMNSKPPFAITHAPGCMLITDTKNIDLKE from the coding sequence ATGTTGAATGCTCCGGTTCCTGCAAAGCCCGAAGGGGTCGCCGACGAGGTGTGGGCGCAGATGCTTTCCGCGTCGCCGGTGGAGGCGCGGCGGCTCATCCGCTCGGGCGCGTTCACGGCGCCCACGAGCGGGCTCTGCCCCGGGTACGCGCAGGCGAACCTCATCGTGCTGCCGCGCGAGCAGGCCTACGACTTCCTGCTGTTCGCGCAGCGCAACCCCAAGCCCTGCCCGCTGCTAGAGGTGACCGAGGTGGGTGCACGCGAGGCCACCATCTGCGCAACCGACTGCGACATCGCCACCGACTTCCCGCGCTATCGCATCTACGAGCACGGCGAACTGGTGGCCGAGGTGGAGAACGTCGAGGACTACTGGCGCGACGACCTGGTGTCGTTCGTCATCGGGTGCTCGTTCTCGTTCGAGAGCGAGCTCATCGAGGCCGGCATCGAGATCCGCCACAACACCATGGGCTGCAACGTACCCATGTACCTGACGGGAGTGCCGTGCACGCCGGCGGGCAGCATGAGCGGCAACATGGTCATGTCGATGCGCCCCATCCCCTACGACCAGGTGGTGAAGGCGGTGCAGATCTCCGGTGCCATTCCCAAGGTGCACGGCGCGCCCATACACATCGGCGACCCCGCCGCCATCGGCGTGCGTGACATCATGCATCCCGAGTTCGGCGACCCGGTGGAAATCCACGACGGCGAGGTGCCCGTGTTCTGGGCCTGCGGCGTGACGCCCCAGTCCATCGTCATGAACAGCAAGCCCCCCTTCGCCATCACCCACGCCCCGGGATGCATGCTCATCACCGACACCAAGAACATCGACCTGAAAGAGTGA
- a CDS encoding helix-turn-helix transcriptional regulator: MHATSTHPSKIAPQKPSPGFAQYASGIAVWMTLVSCTGSTYMLPLIPSGADAGLYVLPQQATYVAAFFIAALVEWKRGPLKPKALMRASSLSFAASIVCVIAWLVGIDAAALLVGYGICIGLGIALGFMQWLRIVVERPFREIEVLIVIASLASIISGALFCFVPLEGRFALFAIVLVPATIALLHSNTNAIVDILAKQNPSDVSGGPKALLASLAVPTICAVVLVLVAPVASTTYLDTEGQDLFRLLLAQGANTVALAVLAVILFACNKKVSIFNAYCAFLPVLASSVLVASFFEPSQRWFVLFLGDACFCVVSLLMALTSCSIAKQFNVSTTVVYGLLGGSVYLARGPETLLIVSPAHPFDALAPFAIAALLLYILTIPAFFLPFLRKHADAGKGESARPVTLADLSAACESIARKHDLPARQREVLALLVNGHSIPHIADTLCLSQNTVKTYRKAIYATLDVHAKQELLDLVHEELGSV; this comes from the coding sequence ATGCACGCGACGAGCACGCATCCTTCGAAGATCGCTCCTCAGAAGCCGTCGCCGGGCTTCGCGCAGTATGCGTCGGGTATCGCCGTCTGGATGACGCTCGTCTCATGCACGGGCTCGACCTACATGCTCCCGCTCATCCCGAGCGGCGCGGATGCCGGCCTGTACGTACTTCCCCAGCAAGCCACCTACGTTGCGGCCTTCTTCATCGCGGCGCTCGTCGAATGGAAGCGCGGTCCCCTCAAACCGAAAGCTCTCATGCGCGCATCGTCGCTCAGCTTCGCCGCCTCAATCGTCTGCGTGATCGCATGGCTCGTAGGCATCGATGCAGCTGCGTTGCTCGTGGGATACGGGATATGCATCGGACTCGGCATCGCTTTGGGCTTCATGCAATGGCTGCGCATCGTCGTGGAGCGGCCGTTTCGGGAGATAGAGGTGCTGATCGTCATCGCGTCGCTCGCTTCGATCATTTCCGGAGCCCTGTTCTGCTTCGTGCCGCTCGAGGGGCGTTTCGCGCTGTTCGCCATCGTGCTCGTACCGGCCACCATCGCGCTACTGCACTCCAACACGAACGCCATCGTCGACATTCTCGCGAAGCAGAACCCGTCGGACGTTTCCGGCGGGCCCAAGGCGCTTCTCGCCAGCTTGGCCGTGCCCACCATCTGCGCCGTGGTGCTCGTCTTGGTCGCGCCTGTGGCCAGCACCACGTACCTCGACACCGAAGGGCAGGATCTCTTCCGCCTGCTGCTCGCCCAGGGAGCCAACACCGTCGCGCTTGCAGTTCTGGCCGTCATCCTGTTCGCCTGCAACAAGAAAGTTTCCATCTTCAACGCGTACTGCGCGTTTTTGCCCGTCCTGGCAAGCTCCGTGCTCGTCGCGTCGTTCTTCGAGCCGAGCCAACGCTGGTTCGTGCTGTTCCTCGGCGACGCATGCTTCTGTGTCGTATCCCTGCTGATGGCGCTGACCAGCTGCTCCATCGCGAAGCAGTTCAACGTGTCGACCACCGTCGTGTATGGGCTGCTCGGCGGCTCCGTGTACCTCGCCCGCGGCCCCGAGACGCTGCTCATCGTGTCGCCCGCCCATCCGTTCGACGCACTCGCCCCCTTTGCCATCGCCGCGCTGCTGCTATACATACTCACGATCCCGGCGTTCTTCCTCCCCTTCCTCCGCAAGCACGCCGACGCAGGCAAGGGCGAATCTGCGAGACCCGTCACGCTCGCCGACCTGTCCGCGGCATGCGAGTCGATCGCGCGCAAGCACGATTTGCCCGCACGGCAGCGCGAAGTGCTGGCCCTGCTGGTGAACGGCCACAGCATCCCTCACATCGCCGACACGCTCTGCCTTTCGCAGAACACGGTGAAGACCTATCGCAAGGCCATCTACGCCACTTTGGACGTGCATGCCAAGCAAGAGCTTCTCGACCTGGTGCACGAGGAGCTCGGGTCCGTATAA
- a CDS encoding FAD-binding protein gives MKEVSRRSFLGLGAAAVSGMALSSMIGCSPAASGDAKEEGTALADSGSSSEANGGVGIYAERASGIERFAVAPAKASELGEPDETCDWLVIGGGNTGLFAAIRGLELGMDTILLEKNPMTGGAGVGTEATQLLNDSKYLQEASSPCGTSAEVYHYFQMQNAWLSDGLLVSNYINNVHGPHDWLYDHGMKTVFCASGGVEAPVGGIMYEGMGSGVNAFVTETFEKEGGRLMTSTAATKLVVDDEGTVVGVVADGKEKKGQYIAAKNVFLGTGGFGTNPDMVAYYIGEAGTIAYKRDEQMGIPHDGDGICMAFGVGAVESREMWTAAPGQGSPASVNDLWDSEVDRACREANLWVNDNGKRLGNEKWDAISSNFGTAYRQNGGYYWNVFDQTAVERMQTEPFVMGSRWVIAPEGDGDPMPSMGKALDAAVGGGSVWKGETIEELAASVGIDAESLAATVKRYNELARNGEDTDFWKDPVALHELSTGPFYAIKVVPTWFCTLCGVKVDENLRVIDEKGNPIKGLYAGGADASQFFTTEYSHGFGGSCSAFAYFSGWYAAEIAAASR, from the coding sequence ATGAAGGAAGTCAGCAGAAGAAGTTTTCTCGGTCTCGGCGCAGCCGCCGTGTCGGGCATGGCCCTGTCGAGCATGATAGGATGCTCGCCCGCGGCAAGCGGCGATGCGAAGGAAGAGGGTACGGCGCTGGCCGACTCCGGCAGCAGCTCCGAGGCGAATGGAGGCGTGGGCATCTACGCCGAGCGTGCATCGGGCATCGAGCGCTTTGCCGTCGCGCCGGCGAAAGCATCTGAGCTGGGGGAGCCTGACGAAACCTGCGACTGGCTGGTGATCGGCGGTGGGAACACGGGGCTGTTCGCGGCCATCCGCGGCCTTGAACTGGGCATGGATACCATCTTGTTGGAGAAGAACCCCATGACCGGAGGCGCGGGCGTGGGCACCGAGGCAACGCAGCTTCTCAACGACAGCAAGTACCTTCAGGAAGCCAGCTCGCCCTGCGGCACGTCGGCCGAGGTCTACCACTACTTCCAGATGCAGAACGCATGGCTTTCCGACGGCCTGCTCGTCTCCAACTACATCAACAACGTCCACGGCCCGCACGATTGGCTGTACGACCACGGCATGAAGACGGTCTTCTGCGCGTCGGGCGGCGTCGAGGCCCCGGTCGGCGGCATCATGTACGAGGGCATGGGCTCGGGCGTGAACGCGTTCGTCACGGAAACATTCGAGAAGGAAGGCGGTCGGCTCATGACGAGCACGGCCGCCACCAAGCTCGTCGTCGACGACGAAGGGACCGTCGTGGGCGTCGTCGCCGACGGGAAAGAGAAGAAGGGCCAGTACATCGCGGCCAAGAACGTGTTTCTCGGCACCGGAGGCTTCGGTACGAACCCCGATATGGTGGCCTACTACATCGGCGAAGCGGGAACGATCGCCTACAAGCGCGACGAGCAGATGGGCATTCCTCACGATGGCGACGGCATTTGCATGGCGTTCGGCGTCGGCGCGGTGGAATCCCGCGAGATGTGGACGGCTGCTCCCGGCCAGGGGTCGCCGGCGAGCGTGAACGATCTGTGGGATTCCGAAGTAGACCGCGCCTGCCGCGAAGCGAATCTGTGGGTCAACGACAACGGCAAGCGTCTTGGAAACGAGAAATGGGATGCCATATCGTCGAATTTCGGCACGGCGTATCGGCAGAACGGCGGCTACTATTGGAACGTGTTCGATCAGACGGCCGTCGAACGGATGCAGACCGAGCCTTTCGTCATGGGCTCTCGCTGGGTGATCGCCCCCGAGGGCGACGGCGACCCCATGCCGAGCATGGGAAAGGCCCTCGACGCCGCCGTCGGCGGGGGAAGCGTGTGGAAGGGCGAGACGATCGAGGAGCTGGCTGCGTCCGTGGGCATTGACGCGGAAAGCCTCGCTGCCACGGTAAAGCGCTACAACGAACTGGCTCGCAACGGAGAGGATACCGATTTCTGGAAAGATCCGGTCGCGCTGCACGAGCTGAGCACGGGTCCGTTCTACGCCATCAAGGTGGTCCCCACGTGGTTCTGCACGCTCTGCGGAGTCAAGGTTGACGAGAATCTGCGCGTCATCGACGAGAAGGGCAACCCTATCAAGGGCCTGTACGCCGGAGGCGCCGACGCGTCCCAGTTCTTCACCACTGAATACAGCCACGGCTTCGGAGGCTCCTGCTCCGCATTCGCCTACTTCAGCGGCTGGTACGCTGCCGAGATCGCCGCTGCCTCCCGGTAA
- a CDS encoding 5-oxoprolinase subunit PxpA, with protein sequence MYRIDLNSDLGESFGRYTLGLDDQIIPLVSSANIACGQHAGDPVVMRKTVAMATDAGIAIGAHPGYPDLQGFGRRDMRLSPDEAYSYMLYQIGALQAFCSAQGVRLAHVKPHGQLYNHAAIDPELAAALAQAVRDVDPQLVLVGLANSALVDEGRKLGLITAEEFFADRNYTDEGRLVNRNDPAALIRDEEEAIERVKNAIRDGAVLSVNGKLVDLHPDTLCVHGDSPTALAFVSRIRQSLEDDGIAIKAVGRP encoded by the coding sequence ATGTACCGAATCGACCTCAACAGCGACCTGGGTGAGAGCTTCGGGCGCTACACGCTGGGCCTGGACGACCAGATCATCCCGCTGGTGTCCAGCGCGAACATCGCGTGCGGGCAGCACGCGGGCGACCCGGTGGTCATGCGCAAGACGGTGGCCATGGCAACCGACGCGGGCATCGCCATCGGCGCGCACCCGGGCTACCCCGACCTGCAAGGGTTCGGCCGCCGCGACATGCGCCTCTCGCCCGACGAGGCGTACTCGTACATGCTGTACCAGATCGGCGCGCTGCAGGCGTTCTGCTCGGCGCAGGGCGTGCGGCTCGCGCACGTGAAGCCGCACGGCCAGCTGTACAACCACGCGGCCATCGACCCTGAGCTGGCCGCCGCCCTCGCGCAGGCCGTCCGCGATGTGGACCCGCAGCTCGTGCTGGTGGGCCTCGCGAACAGCGCGCTGGTGGACGAGGGCCGCAAGCTGGGCCTGATCACGGCCGAGGAGTTCTTCGCCGACCGCAATTATACCGACGAGGGCCGCCTTGTGAACCGCAACGATCCCGCCGCGCTCATCCGCGACGAGGAGGAGGCCATCGAGCGCGTGAAGAACGCCATCCGCGACGGCGCGGTGCTCTCCGTGAACGGCAAGCTGGTGGATCTGCACCCCGACACGCTCTGCGTCCACGGCGACTCGCCCACCGCGCTCGCCTTCGTGAGCCGCATCCGCCAGTCGCTCGAGGACGACGGCATCGCCATCAAAGCCGTAGGCCGGCCGTAA
- a CDS encoding DUF3343 domain-containing protein, which translates to MVVVFGTTTDAMAMERAGRRCGLRGRLVPVPRQLSAGCGLAWREPADNEDALRRVIADEGVTCDALVKMEL; encoded by the coding sequence GTGGTGGTTGTCTTCGGCACCACCACCGACGCCATGGCCATGGAACGGGCGGGCCGGCGCTGCGGCTTGCGGGGACGGCTCGTCCCCGTGCCGCGGCAACTGTCCGCCGGCTGCGGCCTCGCCTGGCGCGAGCCCGCCGACAACGAGGACGCCCTGCGCCGGGTGATAGCCGACGAAGGCGTCACCTGCGACGCCCTCGTCAAGATGGAGCTGTGA
- a CDS encoding sulfurtransferase TusA family protein, whose product MLEVDARGLSCPEPVMMAMDALKRAGGQPVRVLVSASVARDNVMALAKRKKKSVQVERVGDDYALVIE is encoded by the coding sequence ATGCTGGAAGTGGATGCGCGGGGGCTGTCGTGCCCCGAACCGGTGATGATGGCGATGGACGCGCTCAAGCGCGCGGGCGGGCAGCCGGTGCGCGTGCTGGTGAGCGCGTCGGTGGCGCGCGACAACGTGATGGCGCTTGCGAAGCGCAAGAAGAAGTCCGTGCAGGTGGAGCGCGTGGGCGACGACTACGCGCTGGTCATCGAGTAG